Proteins co-encoded in one Musa acuminata AAA Group cultivar baxijiao unplaced genomic scaffold, Cavendish_Baxijiao_AAA HiC_scaffold_1077, whole genome shotgun sequence genomic window:
- the LOC135666184 gene encoding probable leucine-rich repeat receptor-like protein kinase At1g35710 has product MRKLGSPRNAHGDDRRRQRYGHAMAGWPIRYPTTVNPVRRGGALKQDPLHPPSQALQRETRPIPGIWGPQPQSRGQNVIYRNTATGRVVNVSRPGLSPGPDFISDASIAGSLSPALGDLFSLRLLDLSNLKQLAGPVPPALGRLSRLEHLLLDSNQLTGCIPSAFANLTRLRKLSLGNNRLSGSLPPSMFTSPFLSVVSLSNNRLTGGIPASIGRVPAMEALDLHGNHLTGSIPMEIRLLRRLTVLDLSENKISGGIPSSIGKLKNLVVLYLNQNRITGSIPPSIAGMVSLQFCRMSENQLTGSIPDSIGGLPSIERLILENNKLTGQLPAAIGRLATLTDIFFSNNRFTGRIPSSFANLANLQTLDLSRNRLGGPIPAELSRLRNLQELDLSFNSLMHLGRPPSWLGQMNIFKLVLADTGISGPLSDWLSSASSISILDLSSNGLVGDLPPWIGNMTGLSLLNLSNNTLHSGIPEGFKNLTLLMDLDLHSNELYGRLRPVLAKGTQDPLGHYRTLDLSRNRFTGGLDEGVGELAAMDTVERLVVSHNPELGGGILASMARLAALKEVGMAGNGLSGSIPEGVLDLARLTEFDVSDNRLSGRIPRHRAPLTAEGFRGNTGLCSAPLPPCKLW; this is encoded by the exons atGCGGAAGCTcggctctccacgcaacgcccacggcgACGACAGACGCCGTCAGAGGTACGGTCATGCTATggcaggatggcccatcag gtacccgaCCACCGTCAACCCGGTTCGTCGAGGCGGAGCTCTCAAGCAAGACCCTCTGCATCCGCCATCTCAAGCCCTACAAAGGGAGACACGACCGATCCCAGGCATTTGGGGCCCTCAACCCCAAAGTCGCGGCCAGAACGTTATTTACCGTAACACTGCCACTGGCCGCGTCGTCAACGTCTCCCGCCCTGGCCTCTCCCCCGGGCCCGACTTCATCTCCGACGCCTCCATTGCCGGGAGTCTCTCGCCTGCCCTCGGCGACCTCTTCTCCCTCCGGTTGCTCGATCTCAGCAACCTCAAGCAGCTCGCCGGCCCCGTTCCACCCGCCCTCGGCCGCCTCTCCCGCCTTGAACACCTCCTCCTCGACTCCAACCAACTCACCGGCTGCATCCCCTCCGCCTTCGCAAACCTCACCCGACTCCGGAAGCTCTCCCTCGGCAACAACCGCCTCTCCGGATCGCTTCCCCCTTCCATGTTCACCTCTCCATTTCTTTCCGTGGTCTCTCTTTCCAACAACAGGCTAACCGGCGGCATCCCGGCATCCATCGGGCGGGTACCTGCAATGGAGGCACTAGACCTCCATGGCAACCACCTCACCGGCTCCATCCCCATGGAGATCAGATTGCTGCGAAGGCTCACTGTTCTTGATCTTTCAGAGAACAAGATCTCCGGCGGCATCCCCAGCTCCATAGGCAAGCTAAAAAACCTGGTGGTTCTCTACTTGAACCAGAACCGCATCACGGGAAGCATTCCGCCTTCCATCGCCGGTATGGTCTCGCTGCAGTTCTGTAGGATGTCGGAGAACCAGCTCACCGGGAGCATCCCGGATTCGATCGGCGGCCTACCTAGCATCGAGAGACTGATACTGGAGAACAACAAGCTCACCGGTCAGCTGCCCGCCGCTATAGGACGCCTCGCCACGCTCAcggacatcttcttctccaacaacCGATTTACCGGCAGGATCCCTTCCAGCTTCGCCAACCTGGCCAATCTGCAGACGTTAGACCTGTCGCGGAACCGCCTCGGTGGTCCAATCCCCGCCGAGCTCTCCCGGCTGCGGAACCTCCAAGAGCTGGATCTCTCCTTCAACTCCCTGATGCACTTGGGCAGGCCGCCGAGCTGGCTCGGCCAGATGAACATATTCAAGCTTGTCCTGGCGGACACAGGGATCTCCGGTCCGCTGTCTGACTGGCTGTCGTCGGCGTCGTCCATCTCGATCCTCGACCTTTCCAGCAACGGACTGGTGGGGGATCTCCCGCCGTGGATCGGCAACATGACCGGGCTCTCGTTGCTCAACCTCTCCAACAACACTCTGCATTCGGGGATCCCGGAGGGGTTCAAGAACCTGACGCTGCTGATGGACCTGGACCTGCACTCCAACGAGCTATACGGCCGGCTGCGGCCAGTGCTGGCGAAGGGGACGCAAGACCCCTTGGGGCACTACCGGACGCTGGATCTGTCACGCAACCGGTTCACCGGGGGGCTTGACGAGGGCGTGGGGGAGCTGGCCGCGATGGACACAGTAGAGAGGCTAGTGGTGTCGCACAACCCAGAGCTTGGCGGCGGGATACTGGCGTCCATGGCGAGGCTGGCGGCGCTGAAGGAGGTGGGGATGGCGGGGAACGGGCTCTCCGGGAGCATACCTGAGGGCGTGCTGGACCTCGCGCGACTGACTGAGTTCGATGTATCAGATAACAGGCTCAGCGGTCGGATACCGCGCCATCGGGCTCCCTTGACGGCGGAGGGCTTCAGAGGAAACACGGGGCTCTGCAGCGCGCCTCTCCCGCCATGCAAGCTGTGGTAA